Below is a window of Macadamia integrifolia cultivar HAES 741 chromosome 8, SCU_Mint_v3, whole genome shotgun sequence DNA.
CTGACTAAAAACGATTAGGTGACATGTAGGGATTGTATTATGTGACATATTGATATGTTTAGTTATGGATTCTTGGTGGCAGGTGAGGCTCATGTTCGGCCAGTTGATTAATCATAACAGAAAAGGATTTGTTGGATTCTTCCTTAGTTTGTGAATGCTTGCataaatgtattatgtataacATCATGAGTAGAGGTGCTAGGATTTATATATGGACAGATTGGGCTCTTGGTAATGATCTGTGCAAGTCAAAGACCTCTTCACAGTTGTCTTTGTGGCAAGGGGAAACATATGTTTTTGCTTCAATGGTCTGGAGGACCTCTGATATATCTCTGGCTCATTTTGAGTCTCTCCAAATGGTCTCCATTTTTACCAACTTTGTGTGCTAGTGTGGATTTTGAACCTAATGGTTTAAACACCTGGAAATACTTCTTTAATATTATTTACTTACTGGCACCAAAAAGTGGATGTAATGCTTCCATTGCTTCCTTACCCGTAATTCATCCAAAGTAAatgggcctttttttttttttttgggggggggggggatggtgTGGGTTTTCTAATCACCTAAGGAATCAGGGTTCAGAAATCCCAGAGAAATCCAGAACCGCAGGGGTAGGAACCAAACCAGATTTGGGGTAACCGGAGAATAGTCAAAACAGCTCTGACAGGCCAGAAGCTAGGTCGAATGCTTAGTTTAATTAGTAGAGCAAACCTCTAAAATATGATGCAGATTGATGGTCAGAGTGCAGGATATGGTGAAATCCTACCATAAGAAGGaaatttaaaatccaaaatgaaacagaaatttattgCAGGGATTTAAGGGCATAAAACTGTGAGCTAATAATGATCTGATTTAATGAGCAAGCAGCTATTGAGAGCTTGAACAATAACAAAAGTCAGATTTTTCGAATCGGAACCAAAAAATACCAAATAAAGCAGAAACTGATGTTCAGATTCAGCAAACCATTCAGTGGAGTAATAAAGCCAGATTATTTGGCAGTTAAGCAGTGAGCAAAAGTAAAATCAAAGCTGAAACTCAAACTAAAAATTTAAGCAGGATATTGGATTCACAGGGCTTGAAGTTAGAAGTTTTTCCCTGATGGGTGATGAGAAAATCGATAGAAAGGAGAATGATAGTCAATCAGGAATCGGTCTGATTTACCTGCTGAATCTATGGCAGAACTATGCTACTGAATCCACAGCAGCATCATTTGAATCCACAGATGTATAGCCTGAAATCCACAGACCAAGTTGCAGCAACCGTGCTTTCTTTAATTCATTAAATCATGGGGTATGAAACAGCCCCTTACATGTTTATATAAAACTGAcctgaagaggagaagaaaaaaaagtcaaattgGAGCAAAACTCCCCATCGCAGGTTGCAATGGAGTGGCGTATCCTGACTCAGACACTTTAAATAATAGAGAGAATATGGCTGGTAGTGTGGAATGTCATCATCCCAATCCAACCTATCTAACTACGATAAACAGACTTAAAAAGGAATAATAAAGCTGATTGGACCACTCTCTTGGTCCAATTCTGTTCCAATCTTGGTCCAGCCTGACCAGCGACCTTGTCTTGATGGCCTGTGGTTCTTCCCTTTTCTGTGCATCTGAACTGTATCGGGGTTAATCGATTAGAAGTTTTATGCTTGAGAGGCTTCATTAGGGTTTCTGTGTCTTTCCTCGAGTGTGTTTGACATGCAGGgctggtttatttatttatttttttgggtaggttACCAAGCACTTattatagaagaaagaaaatatagtaCAGCCATTTCATTGGCCTGGATGggtggagtttttttttttttttggtggatagGTATATGGATGGAGAGTTTGTCAAGGATTTCTCAGCATGAGCAGGAGAAGGTTTTTATTTGGAGCTGAGGGTGTTATATGGATGTCCTCACAAGTTACAACCTCAAGGTTTTGTTATTAGATGTTGGAGAGATGTAATTTATTTGTCCTCCctccacacacccccccccNNNNNNNNNNNNNNNNNNNNaaaaaaaaaaaaaaaaaatcccctcttCCATTGCCCACTTCAGTGCAAGGGGTGAGATGTTGCTTCTCTTTGGGTCTTGTCTGAACTTTTATAACCACTATATGACAATTGGAAACCCTGAGGTCCTTCAGGGTACGAGAAGACTCCAAAGATTGTAGAGGGTTTATATTCCATCTGGACATAGTTTTGGGAGGTGGGTTGATTTGCAGATGCCAGAGACAAAATCAGCTCTATGTGATCTGGCAGGGGTCAAGTCTGTTCATCCCTGTGGGCTAGAAATATAGGTTCTCTGTGCTATAATAGCTTTGTTATGAGTTTTCTGTCTTTATGGTTTGATTCAGCTACtaggctagttttggatacagTCCGACTGGCAGCACCTTACTTATACGATGAATTCCTAAGTCGAATAGAGAACAAGAACAGAAAGTGACATGATGGATGATCTTGTGAAAGGAGTTGGTAGCCCCATAGGGGATTTTATTTCTTCGCGAGCTGTTTCTTgtattttctctaatttctccCCTCTTTCCTTTGTTGTTGGTCGAGCTAGAATCCATGCTTGTATTCATCCTCCTTCTCCTCTTGTATGAAATTATTGTTTactaaaatggggaaaaaaaaggactGCCTAATATCTTTGGTTCCATCTCAGACATGTCATTCAATTGGACACGCATACCATCCAAATCCATGCAGATAGGCTAGCCGAGGATGGAGTGGATGATCAACCCATGGTTGCAGATCTGATGTTGCGTGATTTGGCTATAAATATGTGAAATTAACTTGATGTGGTGTTTactttagtatttttttttttttccttcatgtgATTgaatttgggtttagtgttgtGTTTGTGTGCCACATTTTTGTTCTATTGTAGTTAGATATACTTATTgatgtctctctcttttttagtCTTGATATTGTTTTCTGCACAGGCTATTGCCTCTTCTTATCTGAGGCTTTGGTTCTGTAAGATGTATACAATTTTGTATACGACTTGAATTTGTCGTCCTCTGGTTCTGTCTATTCTTATCTTGGTTCTGAAAGTTGTATACATTTTTTTGCTCTTCAACTTGAATGTGTTTACTATTCATTGCTTCTGTGATGGGCCTGAATCATCCTAGTTCTGGAAAATTGGCTCTGTTTGAGGCCCCATCCAGTTGGAAGTGAAGGAAAGGAGGGGAAATGAAATTGTTGCAAAACTAAAATTCGAAATTTGTAATCATTACAAATGGTGATTGTCCAACTAACCCAAACGTGATAAATTTTACACCATTCCTTGGATTTGAATAGCAAAtaatgatttcatttgaaaagccccctctctctctctctctctctctctctctctctctctctctctccactttggaAATGACCCAATGCCCCTTACATCCTAGCcccccattggttgagccactagCGGTGTGCTCAACCCTCCTGCAAAGTTTAATTACCATATTTGGCCAAGATATTTAGTTGCACAATTATGATTACTGAaacttctattttttcttttaaatcccTTCATTGTGACCGGATGAGGCCTCAGTCAACCCAAGGTCCTCTCGGGTGCGTGAGCCCAGCTAAGTTTGCGCTTTTTAGTATTGTGGGAATATTCTCATGATAAAggatctctccttctctctctctctctctctctctctctctctccaaaatgATGCTGGTCCCTTCTGGACCGCCTATCTCTTTTGGATTTTAGATGTTCGTCATGAGGGATTTGTTCACCGATAATGCCAATGTGCCTTCTAATCCATTGGGCACCAAGAACGTTTTGAATAGAATAAAGAATTGACTCAGGTTCTGCTTTACCAAAACTATAGGGTatatgttcttttttcttttccctgttTATGCTTGTGAATGTGGACCTTTCTTATTGGCAGGTTTGGCACTGGGCCCACCTCGCATGGATCAAATGTGTCACAGAAATCAGAGGAACAGAAGAGGAAGGCTAGGGCAGAGAGGTCTCCATTTTTGtgcaaattttctttcattcctCACTAGTGCTGACAGGATATTGAATTCATTAATAACTAACAGATCCGTATCTTATGCGCAGATTCTTGGTAACCCTACTAGACTGGCTTTGAGCGCATTTCTTTATGTTGTTTCACAGGTTTGGGCTTCCATCAGAGTCTATGGCTGATGAGGAGTCAAAGAAGAAAGCTCGACAAGCCAGATTTGCAACAGTTTCCAAGATGGATAatttagaagaagagaaaaagaaggcaaGAGCAATGAGGTCTGCATTTCATCcattacttttccttttctgcTGGCGTATTTGTCAACTATAGTCATTATCTTGCATTGTGAGAATTTATGGCTTAATTCCTGCTTGTTATTCGAAGCTGACTGATTTCCATCTTTTCTCAGGTTTTCTCAACCTCCATCTGGTGCTGCATCACAAGTTAATGGGAGGGCCAACTCTGAACAGGTAGGGCCTCTGTTATTACCTTGTTGGGATCACTGACTGGGTTGAATGTTTGTTTTACTgatctttcttttgattgtaaCTAGAAGACGGATATTGTGGGTAAGGCCCATGGAGGGACTTGACTTGGTGGCTTTATATAACAGTAAGTTGGTTCCAACATGTAGTTCCTATGATgatattgagatttgaaatttcCAATTTAATGGATATCTGCCTTAACTGATTCTCTTTAAGGGTTTCTTTTAAGCTGCTTTTTAATTATATGACTGCCTTTTTCCTTTTGGCAGATATAATCTTTCTAACATTTTGTAATTACACTGGAGGCTTCTAGCCCATGTTTACTTTTTGCATATATGGACTTGCAAATGACTAAGGTAGCTGCTCAGCTAGTTCTCATGTGTCTTTCTACAAGGACGGAGCAATTTTCTGGCGGCAGGGAGATCCTCTCTCTACGGTGATATGTTCTGGATGTATTTTTGTCATGGGCACATGGAAAAGCATGGAGGATATAGTTTTCAATTACTGGGAGACTGTTCCCAACATGGCAGGCATTTTATCTGTTAACAACAATTTAAGTTGTTTAATCTGCAAATATTCCCTACTTTTCAACTCAGCTTATCTTGTGGGAAATATGAATCGCTGTTGCTATTTTGGAGGAAACTGCAGATAATGGAGTTATTAGTTTTAACTGGGTACTTTTTGGTTCACCCATAGTTGGCACTGGTTAATCTTTTTTAAATACCTTCAAATTGTGCTCTTGTTTCTGCAGTTCTGTTGGGTAACAAAATGGACAGGGTTGCTTGCTTCTGCTGCTTCTTAAAGCAAACATTATAAGCTTATTTGGAGTTGTTTGATGGTAAATTAAGCAACTGACAAGTTTGGTAGGCTCGTATGCGTCGGTCTCATATATTGGAGCCCAGTTGAAATGTGGTAATAGCCATTGTTGAAGTCAAATCTAGAAAGACTTATTCGGAGCAGtaaaaaaatgtgattctaTGCCCTCTTGCCCTTTGGCCACTGATTTTGAATCTGTCACGCAGTAATTGAGCGCATCCCCCATCGGCTCCACCAATGAGGGTTGGAAATTGAAGTTGTTCAGTAGGTgtatttttttggtttgggggtggggggtgtgggggggcaTTTTAACTTGTAAGAGTGTAGGGCCTACGGGTAGGATGTGATGGAGCTATGATTGTCAGATTATACAACTAAGAGGGTGGCAGAGCTTCAGTTATCCTGAACGCTATTTCAATATGGAACATCATAACAAGGAATAGGAATGAAACTGCAATAGCTTATTAGCTTCTATATGAACTATTGGGAAATCATAGCAGAAAAGGCATTGATTATTAGGGGATCACAAAACGTCTGGGTCGAAATATGGCTTTCAAGTTAAGTTTGAATTAGTGGATGATTAAAAATTGATTTGTTATGACATGGGTTTTTGTTTTACAAGATGTTCCCCAGAAGCAGAGGCTAAGGAATTGCAGTGAACAGTGTCGTTGGAAGCAACCAACTTAGAAATGGCCTGAGCCTGACTGCCTAGACTCGGTAAAATGGATGAATTATCTTCTTTTAAAGCAGGATTGTAATTGGATTTCTTTTGCTCAGACTAGTGGCCAGATTAAGGATAATGGAAAAAGGGAACTTTTGACAGACCATATTTGTATGTTATTGGACGTTTAGTTAAGCAATGGTTTTATTTTCCACCAAGATAGAATATTATATGTTTGTTTATATAAAAAATGATGTAGCCATAAAAAAGTTCAGAAATTGCATTAATTAATGGAGATTTGAGAACTGAGCCACTTAACACATGTTTTTGAATCTTAGGTTGAAGTAAGTAATGCCAGTTTAATAATTTTGGAACTTTTGTTACACTCGTTGGATTTTTGTAAGCCATTTTTACAATTAATAAATACTAACCATACATGATTCCCGTAAAATATTAAGAAAGTGATTCTTAGGATTAAAAAACTTatatcttattaaaaaaaacacTCCAGGAGAACAAAAACTCAAATGATCAATTTGTGCCAAAACACAATTTTATACACGGTCACCCTGGAGAGGTGAAGAACCTGCCATTGTCTCCTTTGTGAACTGTCCTTTGAGCAACCCCATTTTTTGGGTGGTTCTTGATGTTCTTATACACAGTAAGCTGTTCTGTCACTCTTATTGTGgttttattttgaaatattcAGATGCAATTCTCAATTTTCCTTGAAACCAAATCATTGTTCTTGGTTTGGGTCTGGTATCCGACGGCATCAATTGTTGAAATCAATCTGTGTAATTTTGAATTTAAGATGCTGAGAAAACCCACACAGCTGTTAAACCTGGATTCCATTCATAAATTTTGTGCCTATCCCAACCAGCTTTTACAAGAGAATTTTTTCTCCCTTGGCATTCCCAGCTCAAATCATCATATATGCTGTCTCTGAGAGAGCTTGATGAAGAAATACTCTGGGGGAGCATCGGTGAGTATGCATAAATAAATTTTTGCCTTCTCCCTTGTTGTACAAATGGGGAGAAGGGATTGAAAGATATGAAGaacttcaactaggagctagcATGTGTAGGCACTCCCCCAGCTCCTCTAATTGAAATAGGAGGACCTCGACATGAATTCCGGCTAATAAGATGCGGGTCTAAAAATAATACTATAACTGTAATATCATCATGGAAATGTCTCCTCACCCCCCGATCAATCTTTTTCAGGTCTGAGTAcctcatttctctctttttagcCGCTTCTCGGAGTGCAGTTTTAATAAGCCTCCTAGCAATCCCCTGCACAATTAAGAAGTTATCAGTACAAGCAGGCAAAGTGTTCATTTATGAAGCTAAAGTTAGTGGTTCTAATCTCACATTATGCGGATAGTTGTGGACAATGTCAACAGCCTCCTGATTGCTGAGGTGCTCCCATAGACCATCAGAGGCAAATATAAGAAACTGATCTTGAGGGTGAACTTTTTGAACTAGCATTGATGGCTCAGCACTAAGGATTGGTTTGTCAAAGGGTTCAGGTAGTCTAAACCTTGATATTAGAGGTTCTCTATTGAACTCTGTCCTTTTCAGATATGCATCACCAATGGATCTTGAAACCTGCAAGTCAAAAATGATTTATTAGAACAATACTTTTATACAAGAGGAATTGTTCAGTAAACCTGTCCTCATTAAAAGTGGCAAACAACGCTAAAAATGATTGAACACcaatgaaaaggaaagaaacattGAGAAACTCAAATGAATAAAGATTCAAGGAAAATACCTGTATAAGGCCCTTCACACGCCAAACCTTGTGTTTTAAAACCACAATTTGTGAATCATCAGGATGCAACAAGTGCAGCTCATCTCTCACAGATTCAATGCTTGCATTATGCTCTGTTGACAATTGAATAGCTCTGACTTCTCTGGTGGCCTTCTCTAATCTCCCTAGTACCACCCGAGAATCTCCAGCATTTGCAATATATAACAATCCATTGCATATTATTCCAACCAAACAA
It encodes the following:
- the LOC122085562 gene encoding probable protein phosphatase 2C 38, which codes for MVSSVSSASSGLMKIISPCWKSSEDADNSNRSVDGNGRADGLLWYMDSGHHVNGEFSMAVIQANSLLEDQCQLESGPLSSLSSGPQGTFVGIYDGHGGPETARFLNDHLFHNLKRFTSDHQGMSTDVINKAFLATEEEFLSLVKKHWQNKPQIASVGSCCLVGIICNGLLYIANAGDSRVVLGRLEKATREVRAIQLSTEHNASIESVRDELHLLHPDDSQIVVLKHKVWRVKGLIQVSRSIGDAYLKRTEFNREPLISRFRLPEPFDKPILSAEPSMLVQKVHPQDQFLIFASDGLWEHLSNQEAVDIVHNYPHNGIARRLIKTALREAAKKREMRYSDLKKIDRGVRRHFHDDITVIVLFLDPHLISRNSCRGPPISIRGAGGVPTHASS